A section of the Pseudomonas prosekii genome encodes:
- a CDS encoding acyl carrier protein, translating into MQTRDDIFNTLRDALVELFELEPERVSLDANLYQDLEIDSIDAVDLIDHIKRQTGKKIAAEEFKSVRTVRDVVEAVYRLVQPAA; encoded by the coding sequence ATGCAAACTCGTGATGACATTTTCAACACCCTGCGCGATGCCTTGGTCGAACTCTTCGAGCTGGAGCCCGAGCGCGTCAGCCTCGACGCCAACCTGTATCAGGACCTGGAAATCGACAGCATTGACGCGGTCGACCTGATCGACCACATCAAGCGCCAGACCGGCAAAAAGATCGCTGCCGAAGAATTCAAATCGGTGCGTACCGTCCGCGATGTGGTCGAGGCGGTTTACCGTCTGGTTCAACCCGCCGCATGA
- a CDS encoding beta-ketoacyl synthase chain length factor, which produces MSVINFNIAQWRAWAPGLESVDDWRAWCRQPVAPTCSDAAPDVSFLPAMQRRRLSRLARMAFSVGWPLADGRQDLPLVFISRHGETPRTFDILSDLAADQPLSPTQFSLSVHNAVIGLWSIMRGETSEMTALAAAGDGLEHGMLEAAALLSEGAPAVLLVVTEEQPPQAYSAWIDDVPFPYAVGLLITTGDDWQLSLSSNPQQLPKTHWPHALNLLRTLLGQQSTCQHAWKNRVWTWQRNP; this is translated from the coding sequence ATCTCAGTGATCAACTTCAACATCGCCCAATGGCGCGCATGGGCCCCTGGGCTCGAAAGCGTGGACGATTGGCGGGCATGGTGCCGACAACCGGTCGCGCCTACCTGCAGCGATGCCGCCCCCGACGTGTCGTTTCTGCCGGCCATGCAGCGCCGGCGACTCAGCCGACTGGCGCGGATGGCGTTCAGTGTTGGCTGGCCACTGGCCGATGGTCGGCAGGACCTACCGTTGGTCTTTATTTCCCGTCACGGCGAAACCCCGCGCACCTTCGATATTCTCAGCGATCTGGCCGCCGATCAGCCGCTGTCGCCGACCCAGTTCAGCCTCTCGGTGCACAACGCCGTTATTGGCCTGTGGTCGATCATGCGCGGCGAAACCAGTGAAATGACCGCCCTCGCCGCTGCCGGCGATGGCCTTGAACACGGCATGCTTGAGGCTGCGGCGCTGCTTTCGGAGGGCGCACCCGCCGTGCTGCTGGTGGTCACCGAAGAACAACCGCCGCAAGCTTATTCGGCGTGGATCGACGATGTGCCGTTCCCTTACGCCGTTGGCCTGTTGATCACCACCGGCGACGATTGGCAGCTGTCGTTGAGCAGCAATCCGCAGCAATTACCGAAAACCCACTGGCCCCATGCCCTGAATCTCTTGCGTACCCTGCTCGGCCAGCAGTCAACCTGCCAACATGCCTGGAAAAATCGTGTATGGACCTGGCAACGCAACCCGTAA
- a CDS encoding lysophospholipid acyltransferase family protein yields MDLATQPVTGKNRDAYYWRLLATAASFALFGLGGLCLRLLVFPLLGCLPGDAATHRLRARKTVSRCFWFFVRFMARAGVLTYDIQGAEKLGRPGQMIIANHPSLIDVVFLIGLVRHTNCVVKKSLWENPFTRGPLRSTEYISNDGSMDMLDAAADALKSGQTLIIFPEGTRTQPGQPPAFHRGGAAIALRGAKILTPVIIKVSPTTLTKAEPWYRIPKRRVHFSFRVGADIDPQTFAAQGPAPQASRKLNDYLHTYFIKELAEDERSAHQ; encoded by the coding sequence ATGGACCTGGCAACGCAACCCGTAACCGGAAAAAACCGCGACGCCTACTATTGGCGTTTGCTGGCCACCGCCGCGAGCTTCGCCCTCTTCGGGTTGGGTGGGCTGTGCCTGCGATTGCTGGTTTTTCCCTTGCTCGGCTGCCTGCCCGGCGATGCCGCGACGCATCGGCTGCGGGCGCGCAAGACCGTCAGTCGCTGCTTCTGGTTTTTCGTGCGTTTCATGGCCCGCGCAGGCGTGCTGACTTACGACATTCAAGGCGCGGAAAAACTGGGCCGGCCGGGGCAAATGATCATCGCCAACCACCCGTCGCTGATCGACGTGGTGTTTCTGATCGGTCTGGTGCGCCACACCAATTGCGTGGTGAAAAAGAGCCTGTGGGAAAACCCGTTCACCCGTGGCCCGTTGCGCAGCACCGAATACATCAGCAACGACGGCAGCATGGACATGCTCGACGCCGCGGCCGACGCGTTGAAAAGCGGCCAGACCCTGATCATTTTCCCCGAAGGCACGCGCACCCAGCCCGGCCAGCCACCGGCCTTTCATCGGGGTGGCGCGGCCATTGCCCTGCGCGGTGCGAAAATCCTCACACCAGTGATTATCAAGGTCAGCCCGACCACCCTGACCAAAGCCGAACCCTGGTATCGCATCCCGAAACGGCGCGTGCACTTCAGTTTCCGTGTCGGGGCCGATATAGACCCACAGACCTTCGCCGCGCAAGGCCCTGCCCCGCAAGCCTCGCGCAAGCTCAACGATTATTTGCACACCTACTTTATTAAGGAGCTCGCCGAAGATGAGCGATCTGCACACCAATAG
- a CDS encoding phosphopantetheine-binding protein, translating into MSDLHTNSLEQDIKELIIEALGLEDISADDIGNDQTLFGEGLGLDSVDALELGLAIQKKYGIKIDADAKDTRNHFSNVASLAAFVTAKQAA; encoded by the coding sequence ATGAGCGATCTGCACACCAATAGCCTCGAGCAGGATATTAAAGAACTGATCATCGAAGCCCTCGGCCTCGAAGACATCAGTGCCGACGACATCGGCAACGACCAGACCCTGTTTGGCGAAGGCTTGGGCCTGGATTCGGTCGACGCTCTGGAACTGGGTCTGGCGATCCAGAAAAAGTACGGCATCAAGATCGACGCCGATGCCAAAGACACGCGCAACCATTTCAGCAACGTGGCGAGCCTTGCGGCGTTCGTCACCGCAAAACAGGCAGCTTGA